A single window of Litorilinea aerophila DNA harbors:
- a CDS encoding TrmH family RNA methyltransferase, which translates to MITSTSNPRIKEIRKLHRRRHRHESGRILLEGVRLVEDATQAGVRPEMVLYVPEAVAGQERAARLLQQLQEQGVECLACSPEVFASVSDTVTPQGILAVVPLPHRPLPSQPTLVLILDQVRDPGNAGTLLRTAEAAGVDLVLLAPGTVDPFNEKVIRAGMGAHFRLPLRICESWEQLAQQLPPEMILYRAEAEAQTPYDQVDWRRPAALVIGGEAAGPSDAARQRTHAIAIPMQGQVESLNAAVAGAVILFEAARQRRHGDG; encoded by the coding sequence ATGATCACCAGCACCAGCAATCCACGCATCAAGGAAATTCGGAAGCTGCACCGACGCCGCCACCGCCATGAAAGTGGCCGCATCCTGCTGGAAGGTGTCCGCCTGGTGGAGGACGCCACCCAGGCCGGCGTGCGCCCCGAGATGGTCCTTTACGTCCCAGAGGCGGTCGCCGGACAAGAACGGGCAGCCAGACTGCTCCAGCAGCTCCAGGAGCAGGGGGTGGAATGTCTGGCCTGCAGCCCCGAAGTCTTCGCCTCGGTTTCAGACACGGTCACCCCCCAGGGGATCCTGGCGGTGGTCCCCCTGCCCCACCGTCCCCTGCCTTCACAGCCTACCCTGGTCCTGATCCTGGACCAGGTGCGGGATCCAGGCAACGCCGGCACGCTGCTGCGCACCGCCGAAGCAGCCGGGGTGGACCTGGTCCTCCTGGCGCCGGGCACGGTGGATCCCTTCAACGAGAAGGTGATCCGGGCCGGGATGGGCGCCCACTTCCGACTCCCCCTGCGCATCTGCGAATCCTGGGAGCAGCTGGCCCAACAATTGCCCCCCGAAATGATCCTCTACCGGGCAGAGGCCGAGGCCCAGACGCCATACGACCAGGTGGACTGGCGCCGGCCTGCCGCGCTGGTCATCGGCGGTGAAGCGGCTGGCCCCAGCGACGCAGCCCGTCAACGGACCCACGCTATTGCCATCCCTATGCAGGGACAGGTGGAATCCCTCAACGCCGCCGTGGCCGGTGCCGTGATCCTCTTCGAGGCAGCCCGCCAGCGGCGGCACGGGGACGGATAG
- the rplT gene encoding 50S ribosomal protein L20 — protein MPRSRPKVYAHRRHKKVLKFTKGQFGTRSRLFKRANEAMLKSLFYAYRDRRNRKRDFRRLWIARINAAARLNGLNYSRFIHGLKQANVQVDRKVLADIAVRDPQGFSQLAELAKAQLQA, from the coding sequence ATGCCACGCTCACGACCGAAGGTTTATGCCCACCGACGGCATAAAAAAGTTCTGAAATTCACCAAAGGCCAGTTCGGCACCCGCTCCCGGCTTTTCAAGCGGGCCAACGAGGCCATGCTCAAATCCCTGTTTTACGCCTACCGGGATCGCCGCAATCGCAAGCGGGATTTCCGGCGTCTCTGGATCGCCCGAATCAACGCCGCCGCGCGGCTGAACGGCCTGAACTACAGCCGCTTCATCCACGGCTTGAAACAGGCCAACGTCCAGGTGGACCGCAAGGTACTGGCCGACATCGCGGTCCGGGATCCGCAGGGCTTCAGCCAACTGGCAGAACTGGCCAAGGCACAACTCCAGGCCTAA
- a CDS encoding cellulase family glycosylhydrolase has protein sequence MMKNAVKQTAILWVSLLLLGGLTLLILQLPPVRAWLWYQTGEEAFTAQVKGLTDLAGGWLRPRLSLAPDAPMDHTDVNPFGINVFLEQEVEPAKREQAVAMAAAAGYHWLRQEFPWEDIEIHGKGDFQDRRHEPYRSAWEKYDHIVDLAEKYHMELIVRLSNPPAWTRAAGDAVGTYAPPDDVQDFADFVYAVVSRYKGRVRYYQLWNEPNIYPEWGEQPVSPEAYTELLKAGATAARAADPDVVIIAGALAATIDLDGTVHAGRNFSDLLFLQRMYDAGAAPYFDIMAVQGYGLWSGPTDRRMHPRVINISRHLYIRDLMVKNGDAHKPIWISEMNWNAAPPDVEPRYGRVSLAQQARYLPLAYRRVIQEWPWIGVAATWYLKRASDDWLANRQPEAYFQLLAPDFTPQPVYQAMKDFIHNGTVPDG, from the coding sequence ATGATGAAAAACGCGGTCAAACAGACGGCCATCCTGTGGGTCAGCCTGCTCCTTCTGGGTGGGCTGACCCTTTTGATCCTCCAGCTGCCGCCGGTGCGGGCCTGGCTCTGGTACCAGACTGGAGAGGAAGCGTTCACCGCGCAGGTCAAAGGGCTGACCGACCTGGCGGGGGGCTGGCTGCGGCCCCGGCTCTCCCTGGCGCCAGATGCACCCATGGACCACACGGATGTCAACCCCTTCGGCATCAACGTCTTCCTGGAACAGGAGGTGGAGCCGGCCAAGCGGGAACAGGCCGTGGCCATGGCCGCCGCCGCCGGCTACCACTGGCTGCGCCAGGAGTTCCCCTGGGAGGACATCGAGATCCACGGCAAGGGCGACTTCCAGGACCGACGCCACGAACCCTACCGCTCGGCCTGGGAGAAGTATGACCACATCGTGGATCTAGCGGAAAAATACCACATGGAGCTCATCGTCCGCCTGAGCAACCCGCCGGCCTGGACCCGGGCCGCAGGGGACGCCGTGGGCACCTACGCCCCTCCCGACGATGTCCAGGACTTTGCCGATTTCGTCTACGCAGTGGTGAGCCGCTACAAGGGCCGGGTCCGCTACTACCAGCTCTGGAATGAGCCCAACATCTATCCCGAATGGGGCGAGCAGCCCGTCAGCCCAGAAGCGTACACCGAGCTGCTGAAGGCCGGGGCCACGGCCGCCCGCGCGGCGGACCCGGACGTGGTGATCATCGCTGGCGCACTGGCCGCTACCATCGACCTGGACGGCACCGTCCACGCCGGCCGTAACTTCAGCGACCTCCTCTTCCTCCAGCGCATGTATGACGCGGGCGCTGCGCCCTACTTCGACATCATGGCCGTCCAGGGCTACGGGCTCTGGTCTGGCCCCACCGACCGGCGCATGCACCCCCGGGTCATCAACATCAGCCGCCACCTCTACATCCGAGATCTGATGGTCAAAAACGGCGACGCCCACAAGCCCATCTGGATCTCGGAGATGAACTGGAATGCGGCCCCGCCCGATGTGGAACCCCGCTACGGCCGGGTCAGCCTGGCGCAGCAGGCCCGTTACCTGCCCCTGGCCTACCGCCGGGTGATTCAAGAGTGGCCCTGGATCGGCGTGGCCGCCACCTGGTATCTCAAGCGGGCCAGCGATGATTGGCTGGCCAACCGCCAGCCAGAGGCCTACTTCCAGCTCCTGGCCCCGGACTTTACCCCCCAGCCTGTCTACCAGGCCATGAAGGATTTCATCCACAATGGCACGGTGCCCGATGGCTGA
- a CDS encoding winged helix-turn-helix transcriptional regulator — MATSNDRTTIQAEIEGCGQGSELQEEPMPCPVDEAARIIGQKWMLQIVHHLLDCEPRRFCELQEALGGVNPSTLSSRLKMLEEEGLVRRIQVSAIPPHVEYSLTEMGCELRDVIEAIIDWSNRWLCGPESRRARASATVSSIAVPAEDCNQS, encoded by the coding sequence GTGGCAACATCAAACGACAGGACAACCATCCAGGCTGAGATCGAGGGCTGCGGCCAGGGAAGCGAATTGCAGGAAGAGCCCATGCCGTGCCCGGTAGACGAGGCGGCACGGATCATCGGCCAGAAGTGGATGTTACAGATCGTCCACCACCTGTTGGACTGTGAGCCCCGGCGCTTCTGCGAGCTTCAGGAGGCGCTGGGCGGGGTCAACCCCAGCACCCTGAGCAGCCGCCTCAAGATGCTGGAGGAGGAAGGCCTGGTGCGGCGGATTCAGGTGAGTGCCATCCCGCCCCACGTGGAATACAGCCTGACCGAAATGGGCTGTGAACTGCGGGACGTCATCGAGGCCATCATCGACTGGAGCAACCGCTGGCTCTGTGGGCCGGAGAGCCGTCGCGCCCGGGCTTCTGCCACCGTTTCATCCATCGCCGTACCCGCCGAGGATTGCAACCAATCATGA
- a CDS encoding MBL fold metallo-hydrolase, whose amino-acid sequence MIVKGLTVGLLQENCYILGCEKTHRGVIVDPGDNARAILRLVREAGLTIEKIINTHAHLDHVLAVDPVREATGAPFYLHQADLPVLRDVPERARLWLDSEVDPIGDPDGFLEHGQLIEFGEEQLEVRFTPGHSPGHVVFVDHKNRQVFAGDTLFQGSIGRYDLPGADGPTLFRSIREQLLTLPDDYTVYPGHGPATTIGTERVFNPFVGEKAFHS is encoded by the coding sequence ATGATCGTCAAAGGACTCACCGTTGGCCTGTTGCAGGAAAACTGCTACATCCTGGGCTGTGAGAAGACCCACCGCGGCGTGATTGTGGACCCGGGCGACAATGCTCGGGCGATTTTGCGTCTGGTCCGGGAAGCGGGCCTGACCATCGAGAAGATCATCAACACCCACGCCCACCTGGACCACGTGCTGGCCGTGGACCCGGTGCGGGAGGCCACCGGTGCCCCCTTCTACCTTCACCAGGCCGACCTGCCGGTGTTGCGGGACGTGCCAGAGCGGGCCCGCCTCTGGCTGGATTCCGAGGTGGACCCCATCGGCGATCCCGACGGGTTCCTGGAACATGGCCAGCTCATCGAATTTGGCGAAGAGCAGTTGGAAGTTCGCTTCACCCCTGGCCATTCGCCCGGCCATGTGGTCTTTGTGGACCACAAGAACCGGCAGGTCTTCGCGGGCGATACCCTCTTTCAGGGCAGCATCGGCCGCTATGACCTGCCCGGCGCCGATGGCCCCACCCTCTTCCGGAGCATCCGGGAACAGCTTCTGACCCTCCCGGACGACTACACCGTCTATCCGGGCCATGGCCCCGCGACCACCATCGGAACCGAGCGAGTCTTCAATCCGTTTGTGGGAGAAAAAGCGTTTCATTCATAG
- a CDS encoding DUF4399 domain-containing protein — protein MLTLSYHRRNHNIHRRIHRPLSVLLVAVMALLLGGCGLGVRKPLATPTAIPTLAFPESNALNPNSEATPTTLPAQDAGHGNTAASESTEASTPEATATPEAATGRVFFVEPADHAVVPRTFTVVMGVEGLEVQPAGEVVPGAGHMHILIDTDFIPAGEVIPSDEHHLHFGDGSLEAELTLEPGEHVLRLQFADGAHRALEGEQYRDEITVTVE, from the coding sequence ATGTTGACATTGTCCTATCATCGTCGCAACCACAACATCCATCGCCGCATCCACCGCCCCCTGAGCGTCCTCCTCGTCGCGGTCATGGCGCTCTTGCTGGGGGGATGCGGCCTGGGCGTTCGGAAACCCCTGGCCACGCCCACGGCGATCCCGACCCTGGCCTTCCCTGAATCAAATGCCCTGAACCCGAACTCCGAGGCGACGCCCACGACCCTACCCGCCCAGGATGCCGGCCATGGGAACACGGCCGCATCTGAATCGACCGAGGCGTCGACCCCGGAGGCGACGGCCACCCCTGAAGCAGCCACGGGGCGGGTTTTCTTCGTGGAACCGGCCGATCACGCCGTCGTGCCCCGGACGTTCACCGTGGTGATGGGGGTGGAGGGGCTGGAGGTCCAGCCTGCGGGTGAAGTGGTGCCGGGCGCCGGCCACATGCATATCCTGATCGACACCGACTTCATCCCGGCGGGGGAGGTGATCCCCAGCGACGAGCACCATCTCCACTTCGGCGATGGCTCCCTGGAGGCGGAGCTGACCCTGGAGCCGGGTGAACATGTGCTGCGCCTCCAGTTCGCCGATGGCGCCCACCGGGCGCTGGAGGGCGAGCAATACCGGGACGAGATCACCGTCACCGTTGAGTAG
- a CDS encoding DnaD domain-containing protein: MAEKTSGFVGFPDAKMRPVVIPDFFFTDLLPQIDDLAELKLTLHCFWLLNEQQGEYRYLRGDDLRRDPVLLESLNLDSDLRSPLAALEDALERCVARNTLLRLEIVTDLDEGDSQGETLTEDWYFMNTVKGRQAIALIRQGRLHELKSAIPEEARLQVERPNIFVLYEQNIGMLTPLLADQLRDLEKTYPPDWIHEAFEIAIGRNKRNLRYIQAILKRWATEGKDNERHEVSGRDSQAQRRQNYIPDEYSDIILG, from the coding sequence ATGGCGGAGAAGACAAGCGGCTTTGTGGGGTTTCCCGATGCCAAAATGCGGCCGGTGGTGATCCCGGATTTTTTCTTCACGGACCTGTTGCCCCAGATCGATGATCTGGCCGAGTTGAAGCTGACCCTCCACTGCTTCTGGCTGCTCAACGAACAACAGGGCGAGTACCGCTACCTGCGAGGCGATGACCTGCGCCGGGATCCCGTCCTGCTGGAGAGCCTCAACCTGGACTCGGACCTCCGCTCTCCCCTGGCCGCGCTGGAGGATGCCCTGGAGCGCTGCGTGGCCCGCAACACCCTGTTGCGCCTGGAAATCGTCACCGACCTGGACGAAGGGGACAGCCAGGGGGAGACTCTGACCGAAGATTGGTATTTCATGAACACCGTCAAGGGCCGGCAGGCCATCGCGCTCATCCGCCAGGGGCGCCTGCACGAATTGAAATCGGCCATTCCCGAGGAGGCCCGCCTCCAGGTGGAGCGACCCAATATCTTCGTCCTCTACGAGCAGAATATCGGGATGCTCACCCCCTTGCTGGCCGATCAGCTGCGGGATCTGGAGAAAACTTACCCGCCCGACTGGATTCACGAGGCCTTTGAGATCGCCATCGGCCGCAACAAACGCAACCTGCGTTACATTCAGGCCATCCTCAAGCGGTGGGCGACGGAAGGGAAGGATAACGAGCGCCATGAAGTCTCTGGCCGAGATTCTCAAGCACAGCGGCGGCAGAACTACATCCCCGATGAATACTCCGACATCATCCTCGGCTGA
- a CDS encoding glycosyltransferase family 39 protein has translation MAEMQASAGRSRPRLAWLEPALLAFLLLLGAGLRFYRLDASSLWSDEGNTWALMGRSFARIAQDAAADIHPPGYYWLLKLWTLAFGADVIGLRSFSALAGTLLLYGIYRIGVLLGGRRLGLLALLLAALNPFLVYYSQEARMYMALALAGTGLFWALLVLMAAPAGRGSPRAVALGYVAAGAIGLWLHYSFPVLLAAAGLAYLWHWWQGAPRRWQDLGRFVGLNAVVLALFLPWLPTALSRVRQWPKGGVPIGLGEGLQMLLETLLFGPLRQTPEPTWPWLVAAGLLPLLGLWALRRREQAVALGLWLAAPPALMFGLGLFSEAFLKFLLTMAPAWCLLAAAAAWLLPRRPGPGMALLAAGGLALAALTLPGYYRDPTARDNYAGVARYVAALGDPAQDLVLLDAPGQQEVWAYYDPGFPVLALPQQRPPDPEATLATLAEAVADRRQVFALFWATDEADPDGLVERWLDQQAFKGLESWQGNLRFVVYTLPNRLTCTALQPPAALEGGITLTGLCQPQVPQQVAAGDVALVGLRWQAEAPPAARYKVTVQLLDARSQVIAQHDSEPAGGSQPTDTWQPGTTYVDNHGLTIPPGTPPGVYRLIVAMYDPATGRRLAGPQGDHMALGEVHVQRAARPIPSDILPVQHRSDIVLGPVRLVGYGLHRKGFSHQPEAPIQPGDLVHFTFLWQAPSPLPADWPADLQFTLRLGEQVLTAPLAGGLYPTGQWQAGELVRGEFDLPYDGSRERPILTVAGDLYRLSPLPR, from the coding sequence ATGGCTGAGATGCAAGCCAGCGCCGGCCGGTCCCGCCCACGCCTGGCCTGGCTGGAACCCGCCCTGCTGGCTTTCCTGCTGCTGTTGGGCGCCGGCCTGCGCTTCTATCGACTGGATGCTTCCAGCCTGTGGAGTGATGAAGGCAACACCTGGGCCCTCATGGGGCGCAGTTTTGCCCGCATTGCCCAGGACGCCGCCGCGGACATCCACCCGCCGGGCTACTACTGGCTGCTCAAGCTGTGGACCCTGGCCTTTGGGGCGGACGTGATCGGCCTGCGCAGTTTTTCCGCGCTGGCGGGGACGCTCCTGCTCTACGGGATCTACCGGATCGGCGTGTTGCTGGGGGGGCGCCGTCTGGGGCTGCTGGCCCTCCTTTTGGCCGCGCTGAACCCATTCCTGGTCTACTACAGCCAGGAAGCTCGCATGTACATGGCCCTGGCCCTGGCCGGCACCGGCCTCTTCTGGGCGCTCCTGGTGTTGATGGCTGCACCGGCGGGCAGGGGGTCCCCCCGGGCTGTGGCCCTGGGGTACGTGGCCGCCGGCGCCATCGGCCTGTGGCTGCACTACAGCTTTCCCGTGCTCCTGGCCGCGGCCGGCCTGGCCTACCTCTGGCACTGGTGGCAAGGAGCGCCCCGGCGCTGGCAAGATCTGGGCCGTTTTGTGGGGCTCAACGCCGTTGTCCTGGCCCTGTTCTTGCCCTGGCTACCCACAGCCCTGAGCCGGGTCCGCCAGTGGCCCAAAGGCGGTGTGCCCATCGGCCTGGGCGAGGGCCTGCAGATGCTGCTGGAAACCTTGCTGTTTGGCCCCCTGCGCCAGACGCCAGAACCCACCTGGCCCTGGCTCGTTGCAGCCGGCCTGTTGCCCCTCCTGGGGCTGTGGGCCCTCCGACGGCGGGAGCAGGCTGTGGCCCTGGGCCTCTGGCTGGCGGCACCGCCTGCGTTGATGTTCGGCTTGGGGTTGTTCAGCGAGGCCTTTCTGAAGTTTCTCCTCACCATGGCGCCGGCCTGGTGCCTGTTGGCCGCGGCGGCAGCCTGGCTCCTGCCCCGCCGACCTGGGCCGGGGATGGCCCTGCTGGCCGCCGGCGGGCTGGCCCTGGCCGCCCTCACCCTGCCCGGCTACTATCGCGACCCCACGGCCCGGGACAACTACGCGGGCGTGGCCCGCTACGTGGCTGCCCTGGGCGATCCAGCCCAGGACCTGGTCCTGCTGGACGCGCCTGGCCAGCAGGAGGTGTGGGCCTACTACGACCCGGGCTTTCCCGTCCTGGCCCTGCCCCAGCAGCGTCCGCCGGACCCGGAAGCTACCCTGGCCACCCTGGCGGAAGCCGTGGCGGATCGCCGGCAGGTCTTCGCCCTCTTCTGGGCCACCGATGAGGCCGACCCCGATGGCCTGGTGGAGCGCTGGTTGGATCAACAGGCGTTCAAAGGGTTGGAGAGCTGGCAGGGCAACCTGCGTTTCGTCGTCTACACCCTGCCCAACCGCCTGACCTGCACTGCCCTTCAGCCGCCGGCTGCCCTGGAAGGGGGCATCACCCTGACGGGCCTCTGCCAGCCCCAGGTCCCCCAGCAGGTGGCCGCCGGGGACGTCGCGCTGGTGGGGCTGCGCTGGCAGGCCGAAGCGCCGCCCGCGGCCCGCTATAAGGTAACGGTCCAGCTTCTGGACGCGCGCAGCCAGGTCATTGCCCAGCATGACAGTGAACCGGCCGGCGGCTCTCAGCCCACCGACACCTGGCAACCGGGCACCACCTACGTGGACAACCACGGCCTGACCATCCCCCCGGGGACACCGCCAGGGGTCTATCGGCTCATCGTGGCCATGTATGACCCGGCGACCGGCCGGCGGCTGGCCGGCCCCCAGGGCGACCACATGGCGCTGGGCGAGGTCCACGTGCAGCGGGCGGCCCGGCCCATCCCGTCGGATATCCTGCCGGTGCAACATCGCAGCGACATCGTCCTGGGCCCTGTCCGGCTGGTGGGCTATGGATTGCACCGCAAGGGCTTCTCCCACCAGCCGGAGGCGCCCATCCAGCCGGGGGATCTGGTGCACTTTACGTTCCTCTGGCAGGCACCTTCGCCCCTGCCGGCGGACTGGCCGGCGGACCTCCAGTTCACCCTTCGGCTCGGGGAGCAGGTGTTGACCGCGCCCCTGGCCGGCGGCCTGTATCCCACCGGCCAGTGGCAGGCCGGTGAGCTGGTGCGCGGGGAGTTCGACCTGCCCTACGACGGCAGCCGGGAACGCCCCATCCTGACCGTGGCCGGCGACCTCTACCGGTTGAGCCCACTGCCCCGCTGA
- the rpmI gene encoding 50S ribosomal protein L35, which produces MPKMKTHKGAAKRFRLTKRGKLMRMKAGRSHLRRKKNSSTISDYRHTVPSTVKSQIKLVKTVAGKAAQE; this is translated from the coding sequence ATGCCAAAGATGAAGACCCACAAGGGTGCAGCCAAACGTTTCCGGCTCACCAAGCGGGGCAAGCTCATGCGGATGAAAGCGGGCCGCAGCCACCTGCGCCGCAAGAAAAACAGCAGCACCATCAGCGACTATCGGCACACTGTCCCCAGCACGGTCAAGAGCCAGATCAAACTGGTGAAGACCGTGGCCGGGAAGGCTGCCCAGGAATAA
- the infC gene encoding translation initiation factor IF-3 has product MARRTFYKDSAQDSTRVNRAIRAREVRVIGPDGQQLGIMSAREAIALAEEQELDLVEVAPNADPPVCRLMDYGKYLYERQKRERESRRAQKQIEVKEVRLRPKTDEHDIQVVLSKIRKFAKEGAKIRVRVRFRGREIYHPEVAQQLMERIARDVADVVTVESRPVLDGRSMVMVLAPTTS; this is encoded by the coding sequence ATCGCGCGCAGGACATTTTACAAAGACTCTGCACAGGATTCGACGCGTGTTAACCGGGCCATCCGTGCCCGGGAAGTACGCGTGATTGGCCCCGATGGGCAGCAGCTGGGCATCATGTCCGCCCGGGAGGCGATAGCCCTGGCGGAAGAGCAGGAGCTGGACCTGGTGGAGGTTGCGCCCAATGCGGACCCGCCCGTCTGCCGCCTGATGGACTACGGCAAGTACCTGTATGAACGCCAGAAGCGGGAGCGAGAATCTCGGCGGGCGCAAAAGCAGATCGAGGTGAAGGAGGTTCGCCTTCGCCCCAAGACCGACGAGCACGACATCCAGGTCGTCCTGTCCAAGATCCGAAAATTTGCCAAGGAAGGCGCCAAGATCCGGGTTCGGGTCCGCTTCCGGGGACGAGAGATCTACCACCCAGAGGTGGCCCAGCAGCTCATGGAACGGATTGCCCGGGACGTGGCTGACGTGGTCACCGTGGAATCCCGGCCGGTCCTGGATGGGCGCAGCATGGTGATGGTCCTGGCACCGACGACCTCGTGA
- a CDS encoding ATP-binding protein: protein MNTPTSSSAESSGQEPATSRSRRPAATQEDACPICKGTGYVVPDLPIGHPDFGKAVPCRCQAQARLEKRLRRLQTTSNLAALKHLTFERFIPEPAHLPPDKVFNLRRAYDTCVYFAQNPEGWLLLTGTYGCGKTHLAAAIANARLAQGEAVLFMIVPDLLDHLRATFNPQSEVSYDSLFEQLRTVPLLILDDLGTQSSTPWAQEKLFQLLNYRYNAQLPTVITTNQRLEELEPRLRSRLADPSLVKHFHILAPDFRTGRNASQSELSTLNLHRDQRFENFDPRRNDLSGEERLNLQKVFAICQNYAQEPRGWLVLSGTYGCGKTHLAAAIANYQVEHAQGDVMFIVVPDLLDHLRAAFSPQSTTPYDRRFDEIKKVPMLVLDDLGTESATPWAREKLFQLLNYRYNALLPTVITTSSPPERIEPWLRTRMFDTERCQFCGIIAPGYRGSRSQQESSAQRRGRRSR, encoded by the coding sequence ATGAATACTCCGACATCATCCTCGGCTGAATCGTCCGGCCAGGAGCCGGCCACCTCCCGGTCGCGCCGTCCGGCGGCAACCCAGGAGGACGCCTGCCCCATCTGCAAGGGGACCGGCTACGTGGTGCCGGATTTGCCTATCGGCCACCCGGATTTTGGTAAGGCCGTGCCCTGTCGCTGCCAGGCCCAGGCCCGCCTGGAAAAGCGCCTGCGCCGCCTCCAGACCACCAGCAACCTGGCTGCGTTGAAGCACCTGACCTTTGAGCGCTTCATTCCAGAGCCGGCCCACCTGCCGCCGGACAAGGTCTTTAACCTGCGTCGGGCCTACGACACCTGTGTCTACTTCGCCCAAAACCCGGAAGGCTGGCTGCTCCTCACGGGGACCTACGGCTGCGGCAAGACCCACCTGGCCGCGGCCATCGCCAATGCCCGGCTGGCCCAGGGGGAAGCGGTCCTGTTCATGATCGTGCCGGACCTCCTGGATCACCTGCGGGCCACCTTCAACCCCCAGAGTGAGGTCAGCTACGACAGCCTCTTCGAGCAGCTGCGCACGGTGCCCCTGCTGATTTTGGATGACCTGGGCACCCAGAGCAGCACGCCGTGGGCCCAGGAGAAGCTCTTCCAGCTCCTGAACTACCGCTACAACGCACAACTGCCCACCGTGATCACCACCAACCAGCGGCTGGAGGAGCTGGAGCCCCGGCTGCGCAGCCGGCTGGCCGACCCCAGCCTGGTCAAGCACTTTCACATCCTGGCCCCGGACTTCCGCACGGGCCGGAACGCCAGCCAGAGCGAGCTGAGCACCCTCAACCTCCACCGGGATCAGCGCTTTGAGAATTTTGACCCCCGGCGCAATGACCTGAGCGGCGAAGAGCGGCTCAACCTGCAGAAGGTCTTCGCCATCTGTCAGAACTATGCCCAGGAGCCCCGGGGGTGGCTGGTCCTCTCCGGCACCTACGGCTGTGGTAAGACCCACCTGGCCGCGGCCATTGCCAACTATCAGGTGGAGCACGCCCAGGGCGATGTGATGTTCATCGTGGTCCCGGACTTGCTGGACCATCTGCGGGCCGCATTCAGCCCCCAATCCACCACCCCCTACGACCGCCGTTTTGACGAGATCAAAAAGGTTCCCATGTTGGTCCTGGATGATCTGGGGACGGAGAGCGCCACGCCCTGGGCCCGGGAGAAGCTCTTCCAGCTCCTGAACTACCGCTACAACGCGCTGCTGCCCACGGTGATCACCACCAGTTCTCCGCCGGAGCGGATCGAACCCTGGCTGCGCACCCGCATGTTCGACACCGAGCGGTGCCAGTTCTGCGGCATCATCGCCCCCGGCTACCGGGGAAGCCGCAGCCAGCAGGAGAGCAGTGCCCAGCGGCGGGGCCGTCGCAGCCGCTGA
- a CDS encoding SH3 domain-containing protein: protein MSSKVRQTIGWGAVLLLTWILAGCGQPAEPPLPTRTPAPTFTPTPAAPPVANAPNPAPVATTPAVEEPPPPAELPPTDTPTPEPPPTRPAEVVIGTNMNVRGGPGINYNIIGTANSGERYPITGKNPEGTWWQINYNGQNGWVFGELVTAENAESVAVAANIPAPPPPTPTPVPPPPTPTPVPQPQAPPQPTYEFNRAILQRCAPNAGVTYVEGTTYKNGQPVNGYRVAFSYAPDGPIVATVQSGPHEGYPGWRTGFYSHILKADGPREGDWYFWIVDASGNRISQIAHVHTDGEAGDGKCQQAVIDFDS, encoded by the coding sequence ATGAGCAGCAAAGTGAGACAGACAATTGGGTGGGGAGCTGTACTCCTGTTGACCTGGATATTGGCCGGATGTGGACAGCCGGCAGAACCGCCGCTGCCTACCCGGACGCCGGCTCCCACTTTCACGCCAACGCCAGCGGCGCCGCCGGTAGCCAATGCGCCCAATCCCGCGCCCGTCGCCACCACACCGGCGGTGGAAGAACCGCCGCCGCCGGCCGAGCTGCCGCCCACCGATACACCCACGCCGGAGCCCCCGCCCACCCGCCCTGCCGAGGTAGTGATCGGCACTAACATGAATGTGCGGGGTGGGCCCGGCATCAATTACAACATCATCGGCACTGCCAACTCGGGGGAGCGATACCCCATCACCGGCAAAAATCCAGAGGGTACCTGGTGGCAGATCAACTACAACGGCCAGAACGGCTGGGTCTTCGGAGAACTGGTGACTGCCGAGAACGCCGAGAGCGTCGCGGTGGCGGCCAACATCCCCGCGCCGCCGCCCCCGACGCCCACGCCGGTGCCGCCACCGCCGACGCCCACGCCGGTGCCTCAGCCCCAGGCGCCGCCCCAGCCAACCTATGAGTTCAACCGGGCCATTTTGCAGCGATGTGCGCCCAACGCTGGCGTGACCTACGTGGAGGGCACCACCTACAAGAACGGCCAGCCGGTGAACGGCTACCGGGTTGCCTTCAGCTACGCGCCGGATGGGCCCATCGTGGCCACGGTTCAGTCCGGTCCCCACGAGGGGTATCCAGGCTGGCGTACCGGCTTCTACTCCCACATCCTCAAGGCCGACGGCCCCCGGGAGGGCGATTGGTACTTCTGGATCGTGGACGCCAGCGGCAACCGTATCTCCCAGATCGCCCACGTCCACACCGACGGCGAGGCCGGTGACGGCAAGTGTCAGCAGGCGGTCATCGACTTCGACTCGTAG